A genomic region of Xanthomonas fragariae contains the following coding sequences:
- a CDS encoding RelA/SpoT family protein: MLPIAVSTAATSSSFERLQTLLQRPAIASIAPDLRDALAQAWQQLPAQSENVPWSLLADTLDALGLLAADEATLIAALLFDLPALRGAIASLPWQPAERRVAVEGLLDGLDAADQVWALHAGREAGRNSEGLRRLLLSIIHDLRVVPILLARQLARMRVADRLSEEQRRALAQLTRDIHAPLANRLGIWQVKWELEDLAFRHLEPYTYRRIAREVDETRVARERYLDAVKRTLSTTLAQQGLRAEVSGRPKHIYSIWRKMQKKRLSFDQLYDIRAVRVMVDDVAACYAALGAVHSLWAPVPSEFDDYIARPKANDYRSLHTAVVGPEGRTIEIQIRTHEMHAQAELGVAAHWKYKEGGKGGEKAFDRKILWMRQLLEQVQEGDHGELAGALDAELIEDRVYALTPKGEVIDLPQGGTPLDFAYHVHTMVGHRCRGARVNDRIVPLTYRLRSGDRVEIMTAKEADPRRDWLLASNGFLASGRSRDKVRAWFHKLDRARNVQAGKDLLDRELKRLGLQHSDLSVAARKFHAENVDDLYIQVALGDTGPNQVSRALLEAERAASQPAVPAPPRPTARREGLGKSKFTVQGVGNLLVQLARCCQPVAGEPIAGYLTRGRGITVHRTDCAELSRLAAAHPQRVLPVEWGQAGSGYEVDVQVRAVDRRWLLKDITNLIAQEDAHVLEINSDNVRDTGRAQLRLRLKVSDFDQLSGLLGKLDALPGVNEVRRLG, encoded by the coding sequence TTGTTGCCCATTGCCGTGTCCACCGCTGCGACCAGTTCCTCATTCGAGCGCCTGCAGACCTTGCTGCAGCGTCCCGCCATCGCATCTATCGCGCCAGACCTGCGTGACGCCTTGGCGCAGGCCTGGCAGCAGCTGCCAGCGCAGAGCGAGAACGTGCCCTGGTCGCTGCTCGCCGACACGCTGGACGCATTGGGGTTGCTGGCCGCCGACGAGGCCACCTTGATTGCGGCACTGTTGTTCGACCTGCCGGCCTTGCGCGGCGCGATCGCCAGCCTGCCGTGGCAACCGGCGGAGCGCCGGGTGGCGGTCGAAGGACTGCTGGACGGGCTGGATGCGGCCGACCAGGTCTGGGCCCTGCATGCCGGTCGCGAGGCCGGGCGCAACAGCGAAGGCCTGCGGCGGCTGTTACTGTCCATCATCCACGATTTGCGGGTGGTGCCGATCCTGCTGGCGCGGCAGTTGGCGCGCATGCGCGTGGCTGACCGCCTGAGCGAAGAGCAGCGCCGCGCACTGGCCCAGCTTACCCGCGACATCCATGCGCCGCTGGCCAACCGGCTGGGCATCTGGCAGGTGAAGTGGGAGCTGGAAGACCTGGCGTTCCGGCACCTGGAGCCGTACACCTACCGCCGCATCGCCCGCGAGGTGGACGAAACCCGCGTGGCGCGCGAGCGCTACCTGGATGCAGTCAAGCGCACCTTGTCGACGACGCTGGCCCAGCAGGGCCTGCGCGCGGAAGTGAGCGGGCGGCCGAAGCACATCTACAGCATCTGGCGGAAGATGCAGAAAAAGCGGCTGTCCTTCGACCAGTTGTACGACATCCGCGCGGTGCGGGTGATGGTCGACGACGTTGCCGCCTGCTATGCCGCGCTGGGGGCGGTGCACTCGTTGTGGGCGCCGGTGCCGAGCGAGTTCGACGATTACATCGCCCGGCCCAAGGCCAACGACTATCGCTCGCTGCATACCGCAGTGGTCGGCCCGGAAGGGCGCACGATCGAAATCCAGATTCGTACTCATGAAATGCATGCCCAGGCCGAACTCGGCGTGGCCGCGCATTGGAAATACAAGGAAGGCGGCAAGGGCGGCGAGAAGGCTTTCGACCGCAAGATTCTGTGGATGCGCCAGTTGTTGGAGCAGGTGCAGGAGGGCGACCACGGTGAACTGGCCGGTGCGCTGGATGCCGAGCTGATCGAAGACCGCGTGTATGCGCTCACGCCCAAGGGCGAGGTCATCGATCTGCCGCAAGGCGGCACGCCGCTGGATTTTGCTTATCACGTGCATACCATGGTGGGCCATCGCTGCCGCGGCGCACGCGTGAACGATCGCATTGTGCCGCTGACCTATCGGCTGCGCAGCGGCGACCGCGTGGAGATCATGACCGCCAAAGAAGCCGACCCGCGCCGCGACTGGCTGCTGGCGTCCAACGGCTTTCTGGCCAGCGGGCGTTCGCGCGACAAGGTGCGCGCGTGGTTCCACAAACTCGACCGCGCACGCAACGTGCAGGCCGGCAAGGACTTGCTCGATCGCGAACTCAAGCGTCTGGGCCTGCAGCACTCCGATCTGAGCGTGGCCGCGCGCAAATTCCACGCCGAGAACGTGGACGATCTGTATATCCAGGTGGCACTGGGCGATACCGGGCCCAACCAGGTCAGCCGCGCCCTGCTGGAGGCCGAACGGGCCGCCTCGCAGCCCGCGGTGCCAGCGCCGCCACGGCCCACCGCACGCCGAGAGGGCCTGGGCAAGTCCAAGTTCACCGTGCAGGGCGTGGGCAATCTGCTGGTGCAACTGGCGCGCTGCTGCCAGCCGGTGGCGGGCGAGCCGATCGCCGGCTATCTGACCCGCGGCCGCGGCATCACTGTGCATCGCACCGATTGCGCGGAACTGTCGCGGCTGGCGGCGGCGCATCCGCAGCGCGTGCTTCCCGTGGAGTGGGGCCAGGCCGGCAGCGGCTACGAAGTGGATGTGCAGGTGCGCGCGGTCGACCGCCGCTGGTTGCTCAAGGACATCACCAACCTGATTGCGCAGGAGGATGCGCACGTGCTGGAAATCAACAGCGACAACGTGCGCGACACCGGCAGAGCGCAGCTGCGGTTGCGGCTGAAGGTCAGCGATTTCGATCAATTGTCCGGCCTGCTTGGCAAGCTGGATGCGTTGCCCGGCGTCAACGAGGTGAGGCGGCTAGGCTGA
- the pqqA gene encoding pyrroloquinoline quinone precursor peptide PqqA: MKTWKKPVVREVNCGAEINCYVSGEF, translated from the coding sequence ATGAAGACCTGGAAGAAGCCTGTCGTTCGTGAAGTCAACTGTGGCGCCGAGATCAACTGCTACGTCTCCGGCGAATTCTGA
- the pqqB gene encoding pyrroloquinoline quinone biosynthesis protein PqqB produces the protein MRIIVLGSAAGGGHPQWNCHTPASRRAWQQAGGAQRRTQASIAVSADGQRWVLINASPDFRQQILATPVLWPQHGLRHSPIEAVLLTSGEIDHIAGLLSMRESQTFSLHASSRVLDLLAQNPIFDAVNPTYVQRQPFALDTPVSLLGLQLTPFSVPGKVPLFMESRSGGDLAGSNEETLGLTIDDGQHRVHYIPGCAAMTDALRARLQGAELVFFDGTLWRDDEMVQLGVSQKTGQRMGHMSIDGPDGTIAAFAPLEVARKIFIHINTTNPVLDIHSPEYASARASGWDVAHDGLEITL, from the coding sequence ATGCGCATCATCGTTCTGGGATCGGCGGCCGGCGGTGGGCACCCGCAGTGGAATTGCCACACCCCCGCCAGTCGGCGGGCATGGCAACAAGCGGGCGGTGCCCAACGTCGTACCCAGGCCAGCATCGCCGTCAGCGCCGATGGCCAGCGTTGGGTCCTGATCAACGCCTCACCCGATTTCCGTCAACAAATTCTCGCAACGCCCGTGCTGTGGCCGCAACACGGTCTGCGGCATTCGCCAATCGAAGCAGTGCTGCTGACCAGCGGCGAGATCGACCATATCGCCGGGTTGCTGTCGATGCGCGAGAGCCAGACGTTTTCGCTACATGCGAGCAGCCGCGTGCTGGACCTGCTGGCGCAGAACCCCATTTTCGATGCGGTCAATCCAACGTATGTGCAGCGCCAGCCGTTTGCGCTCGACACGCCGGTGTCGCTGCTGGGTCTGCAACTGACGCCATTCTCGGTGCCCGGCAAGGTGCCGCTGTTCATGGAATCGCGCAGCGGTGGCGACCTGGCCGGCTCCAACGAAGAAACACTCGGGCTGACCATCGACGATGGCCAGCACCGCGTGCATTACATTCCCGGCTGCGCGGCAATGACCGATGCCTTGCGCGCGCGCCTGCAGGGCGCCGAACTGGTGTTCTTCGACGGCACGCTGTGGCGTGACGACGAGATGGTGCAACTGGGCGTCAGCCAGAAGACCGGCCAGCGCATGGGCCACATGAGCATCGACGGCCCCGACGGCACCATTGCCGCGTTTGCCCCGCTGGAGGTGGCGCGCAAGATCTTCATCCATATCAACACCACCAATCCCGTGCTCGACATCCACTCGCCGGAGTACGCCAGCGCGCGTGCCAGCGGCTGGGACGTCGCGCACGACGGCCTGGAGATCACCCTGTGA